Below is a window of Atribacteraceae bacterium DNA.
GTTTTTCTTTCCCTACATCTTTCGGTAAATAGCCCAAGTTCCTTTCAGCCAGCATGACGGCATTGATCGCCATGGACTCAATCCTTGCCTTCTCGCGGGCAAAGACGGCCGGATCGGTAGACTGGTTACGCAGCTTCTCGAATACACCGACAGGCACAATCAATGCCCCGCCCAAGACCACGGGAGATAAAGGCGAGAGATTTTTTTCCTGTTCCAATTCCATCAACCTCTTTTGCATTCTCATGGTCAATTCATCAGCGCGCTGACGGGCCTTGGTCGAGTTGATCTTCGCGTTGGCTTTCCCAGCCTGCTCCTGTGCCCTGAGCTCGTTCGCTCGGTTGTCCCAATAGAGAATTTCCTTGGACAGTCGGTCCTTCACCGCCGCCATTGACTTGTT
It encodes the following:
- a CDS encoding DUF3883 domain-containing protein, which encodes NKSMAAVKDRLSKEILYWDNRANELRAQEQAGKANAKINSTKARQRADELTMRMQKRLMELEQEKNLSPLSPVVLGGALIVPVGVFEKLRNQSTDPAVFAREKARIESMAINAVMLAERNLGYLPKDVGKEKRGYDIESSIPGTGKLRFIEVKGRAIGATTVTITKREIFTALNKPDDFILALVDVDGDAAVPRYVRKPFQREPDLGVTSVNYNLAELLSKSEEPR